The Streptomyces sp. NBC_01276 genome contains the following window.
GACCGAGCCGGCCGAGGCCGAGCTTCACGGAGCCGACGGTGATGTTGAGCAGCAGCAGCGCGACGCCGAGGGTGATCAGCGGGCGGAGGGTGTGCTGGCGCCAGGAGCGCCATCCGAGCCAGGCCGCGACCATGACGGCGGTGGGTCCGCGCTGGCCGAGTACGACGAGGTAGTCGAGGAAGGCGTGCAGCTGCGGCCACTGCTCGTAGGGCCGGAAGAACATGATCTGCCAGTCCAGCCGGACGAGCCAGGACGTCGTCAGCACGGCCACGACGATCGCGAGGTAGCACGCGAGCAGGGCGGCGAGGAGCACGACGCGGTGCCGGCTCATCCGCGGTGTTTGCAGATGAGCCGGTCGCTCTGGTTCCCGGTCCAGCCGGGCGAACACCGGCTCCAGACGGGTCAGCATTTGGTCGGTACGCACTCAATCGACGTTACCGCGCGACGACGGGCGGCCCGGTCGAATCGCGGGCTTTGTGATGACCATGTGATGTGGAGTGCGTCTCACGCAGAACTTAATTGCCGCTATTCCGGCGCTTGTTGGAACTCCGCCGATTCAACTCCGGGACTGCCGCCCCGGTAATTATCCGCATACGCGCCTCGGATTTATTGCTTTCGTTCAATTCCTTTACGCAATCATGGATTGGAATGATCCATTCCGTGATCACGGAGGCCCCGAACCGTTCAGCCAGAACGCTCCGTACACCGCCGACGCCAGGGCCGCCGTCCCCAGCACCGCCACCGCCCGGCCGGTCCGCCACCGGGCCAGGGCCACCGCCACGGGCAGCAGCAACGGGAACGCGGGCAGCAGCAGCCGCGGCTTGGACCCGAAGTACCCGGAGGCGCACAGGGCGAGGGCCACCACGACCCCGGCGTACACGAGCAGCGCGGCGGGCTGCCGCTGCCGCACGCACAGCCGGTACAGCCACAGCACCAGCAGCACCCCGGCGATCAGGCCGAGCCCGGCCGCGAAGGCGGAGGACGCCAGACGTGCCCCGACGAAGCGGGCGAAGGCCCAGCCCCCGTCGAAGCCGTTGCCCCAGCCGGCCTGTACGTCCAGGTACCCCAGCAGTCCGCCGCCGGTCCGCCGCCCCACCCACAGCACGTACGCGGCCGCGCCCAGCGGAGCCAGCAGCACCCCGGCCGCCGTCCGCCACGACCGCTCCCCGCGCCGCCACGCCAGGGCCGCGGCCACCCACACCGCCGCGACCACGGCCGCGCCGACCGGCCGGGTCAGCCCCGCGCCGGCCGCGAGCAGGCCCGCCGTGATCCAGCGCCCGCGCAGGACCGCGTACAGGGCCCAGGCCGCCAGGGCGGTGAACAGCGACTCGCTGTACGCCATGGACTGCACGATCCCGACCGGCAGCGCCGCCCACAGCGCCGCCGCCAGCACCCCGGCGCGGCGCCCGTACAGCAGGTCCGCGACGGCGAAGATCCCCCACGCGGCGGCGAGCCCCGCCACCGCCGAGACCACCAGGCCCGCGGAACCGTACGAGAGCCCGGTGGGCGCCGCCAGCAGCCGCTCCAGCCACGGCAGCAACGGGAAGAAGGCCAGGCTGGAATGGACGGCCCCGTTCGGCAGGACCACCTCGTACCCGTACCCGCCGCCGGCGACCCGGGCGTACCAGAGCGAGTCCCAGCGGGCCGACAGCAGTGTGTGCGGGCTGCTGCCGGCCACCGCGCCCCACACGCCGAGGACGCCCAGGCCGAGCATGCGGACCGCGGCGAAGGCGGCGAGCGCGGGCGCGGCCCGGCGGGGTCCGGGTTCCTTCACGGGCACCTCGTGGGTGGGGTCGGTTCTCACGCAGACGAGTATCGACGCCCCGGCCCCGGGCCCCGAACGAGAACCACGGGCCGTGGCCGGGCGTGTACGGGGGAGTGAGGACACAGCGGGGCGAGTGGCGCACACCACACCGGGGCCGCCGTCGCGATGAGAGCTTGACCACGTGTCGGACACGCGAACTCGCGTACGCTGACCGTTCACTCGCGAGTCGATGCCGGACCCCGTTGGACGCCGCCCAGCGCACCACCTGCGGCGCCACAACGACGCTGGTCCGCCGAGTGCGAGGGATCACCTGGGAGGTACACGCATGTCGGGGACGCACACGACCGGCGACGGGAACCCTTCCCTCTGGCAGCGGGTCAGCGCCGCCTCCGGCGGCGCCAACCGCTGGGTCGTCCTGGCCGTCCTGTGCGTCAGCCTCGTGCTCGTCGCGCTCGACGCGACGATCCTGCACGTGGCCGTCCCCTCCGTCACCGAGGACCTGCGCCCCGGTGCCGTGGAACTCCTGTGGATCGTCGACGCCTACCCGCTGGTCTGCGCCTCGCTGCTGATCCTCTTCGGCACCCTCGGAGACCGGGTCGGCCGCCGCCGGATCCTGCTCCTCGGCTACGGCCTCTTCGGCGTCGCCTCCGCCATCGCCGCCCTCGCCCACGACGCCCAGGTCCTGATCGCCGCGCGCGCCCTGCTCGGCATCGGCGGGGCGATGATCATGCCCGCCACCCTGTC
Protein-coding sequences here:
- a CDS encoding glycosyltransferase family 39 protein, which encodes MLGLGVLGVWGAVAGSSPHTLLSARWDSLWYARVAGGGYGYEVVLPNGAVHSSLAFFPLLPWLERLLAAPTGLSYGSAGLVVSAVAGLAAAWGIFAVADLLYGRRAGVLAAALWAALPVGIVQSMAYSESLFTALAAWALYAVLRGRWITAGLLAAGAGLTRPVGAAVVAAVWVAAALAWRRGERSWRTAAGVLLAPLGAAAYVLWVGRRTGGGLLGYLDVQAGWGNGFDGGWAFARFVGARLASSAFAAGLGLIAGVLLVLWLYRLCVRQRQPAALLVYAGVVVALALCASGYFGSKPRLLLPAFPLLLPVAVALARWRTGRAVAVLGTAALASAVYGAFWLNGSGPP